One Dama dama isolate Ldn47 chromosome 16, ASM3311817v1, whole genome shotgun sequence DNA window includes the following coding sequences:
- the CCL19 gene encoding C-C motif chemokine 19: MAFQTASLLAISLLILWVSPALGGANDAEDCCLSVTQRPIPVFLVRAYRYLLLKDGCRLPAVVFTTQRGHELCAPPDQPWVDRIIRRLKRNSARRSVPVATP; this comes from the exons ATGGCATTCCAGACAGCCTCCCTGCTGGCCATCAGCCTGCTGATCCTCTGGGTCTCCCCTG CTCTGGGAGGTGCCAACGACGCTGAAGACTGCTGCCTGTCTGTGACCCAGCGCCCCATCCCTGTATTCCTGGTGCGAGCCTACCGCTACCTGCTCCTCAAGGATGGCTGCAGGCTACCTGCCGTCGT GTTCACCACGCAGAGAGGCCATGAGCTCTGTGCACCCCCAGACCAGCCATGGGTGGACCGCATCATCCGGAGACTGAAGAGGAACTCTGCCAGG agAAGTGTTCCAGTAGCTACCCCATGA